Within the Cotesia glomerata isolate CgM1 unplaced genomic scaffold, MPM_Cglom_v2.3 scaffold_76, whole genome shotgun sequence genome, the region taaaaaaaaccagtcagcttaaaaattaaatctgcGCGCGCatttctgtaaaataaataaacttgtCATTAAAAAccgtaataaaaataatcatatataaaataaaagatattaaaaaacagCAGTAACagctcaataaataatttaaaatattagtatCATAAAAGTCCGTCAAACTTAAGTGAAATGTTTCATTAGttaacctaaaaaataaactagtcACTAATCACTGTAAATACATAGCACAACAATAACACtgcaatataaataataaatatcctTTTTTACAccaatataaaattaacaaaaaataatcaattaattataatagttaagtataaaaaacaattaacaatatagtattaaaaatgattaaaaatattctagtTAACTTTATTGACGTAGACTTCACGTTATGGCTATCATGGGTGCTGATGCCGCTGctgataacatttttactgccaataattattttactgctGTTGTACATGACAGCGGCTATTTTTTACATCTACAAGCTCCACCGCGGAAGACTGCAGGAGGCGTACGGGCGAGACTGGAAATCCGCGGCGCGCAGTGTCGTCGCAGCAATATGGGACGTCCATGGGTACATCTACTACGGGTACGAAGTAGTCGGGATGGAAAATATTCCAATAGACGAGCCAGTGTTGTTCGTTTATTACCACGGAGCGGTTCCAATCGACCTGTACTACCTGATAGCGAAAATGGTCCTGCTGAGGTCCAAAATAATCCACACGGTAGCTGATAATTTTCTCTTCAAAGTTCCAGGCTTCGCTATAATCTGCGACGTGATGAAGCTGATACCGGGAACAGTCCAGACCTGCTCACAGATTCTCCAGGAGGGAAACATGCTGGCGATCGCACCAGGCGGCGTCTATGAGGCCCAGTTTGGAGATTCTTATTACAAGCTGATGTGGAAGAACCGGATGGGCTTCGCAAAAGTTGCCGTCGAGTCTAAAGTTAAAGTCATTCCTTTCTTCACGAGGAATCTCAGAGAGGCCTTCCGGACTGTCAGCTGGGGCAGAAGACTCTGGCTGAGGATCTACGCGCTGACCAGGTTCCCTTTCGCCCCGATCTACGGCGGGTTCCCGGTTAAACTTGTCACGTATATCGGAAAGCCGATTGACTATCAAGAAGGCTTGAACCCGGATCAAGTGAAGCTGAAGGTCGCCGAGGCTTTAGAAGAGTTGATTAACCAGCATCAGAGTGTTCCTGGGAGTATCACAAGAGCGCTGCTGGAGCGCGTTTATAATCCGACGAGACACAAAAAGGATTAGATATATTCTGGCTGTGGTTATTTATGTTGAACTTTTGTTATTTAGAGGGGAAGGTGTTAGGGGTTTAATTTAgataagttttatttaatggGGTTAAGGTGGAAGAATTAGGGTGGAGTGCAATTGATAACTAGACGTTAGCTGTCGTTCAGAGTTTTTTATTTgaggtaaaaaaataatggattagatttaatagaatttaaaaaaaaaattaaatttttttattgggaaaatattgaaaaatcgatcaatttttttttaatttgaaaatttgaagtttttgataatgttgataaatttaatgaattaaaaaattctattattttttgaaaaaattataatttgttaatttgaaaaatactaatggagaaaattgaaaaatctacctattttttcaaaattttaattttttttttttagtttaggggtatttgaattaatttttaaaaacaaagtattttataaaaaaaatagctagTCAAGGTTAACTTCTAGCTCATCTTTtgatatgatttttataagaataaatgGAAGAGTGATAAAAGGATTAAAATTTCGCTTCAATATAAATTGTTAGCTgaagaaaatccaaaaatttgtcAGTTGGAAACTAATTTAAggatcattataaatttaagaaatttatttgttttttactttaatacataaattaattttatggaaagttaatgaaatgtttctttctaaattttgaatgatctgataaaaaaatttttatacttagttttgaagtattttatttaaattaaaaatacttttaaaatttgcaataattaaatttctaaacaaTAAGTCTGGTGTAAACGAGCTGGAGCGCAAGTATTAAAACGCAACCTagatgttaattttaatattaaaaaaaatattgaagtttATTTTTGCTATGTCAGTTATTTGCACTAGAATAGTAAACATTAATAaaagcaaatttatttttataatttctataattttccgtaaagaaagtttaaaaaaagctGAAAAAAGACAAACGGTTAAATTTAGATCTAAGTAAACTATCACTCCACCCTTTGCATCGAGCTCTCTAGTtacttgtaattaaaaaaaaatgagtccaagtgtcgtttaattaacGCACACATAgtgtaaaaaactaaattattttatagtaattactaataataatttaaactagGTAAAGTAAAATATTGTCCAATAATGTATATTGatgtaattatttgtttttttttaataaactttatgtacttacattgaaataaatttcagCATGTTCGAATGCTTTCATTGCCCACATTGCCTCAACGGTGGCCTAAAATCAATCAcacataattaataactttttgtcAACGTTGAAGGTGACGattgattataattagttaaatatttaatttaaattacatcgTTTTCAAATTCTTCAGCTGGTCTTGACAAAACGCTTGATCCCGCCATCAATTGATCTGCcgactaaaaaataattattcattagattccaataattatgaatattattttttattaattacggtgtacatatacatatatgtagtaaaaaatataaatataaaataattgtaattgtcTCATCCCATAAATTCAcagattattaataaaaatttaaatttttataaaattatcttaccACATTTCCAATTCGAGCCATCGTTTAAATTGctctcaattattatttttaataaataatcaaaatattatttataaatataagcaCGTGGTTTGTGTACGGACCAAGTAAATACGGCACATAacctaaataaattatgtatttagagaGAAGTCTccgtttttttataaactaattaaaaaagatgGCGCAGTGAAAACTTTAGagaatgatgaaatatttataaatttttcttataaaaaaaataaataacataaataagagtaatataaatttgttttgtgTACTGtacataatatttttgtaaagttaaataattaatacggtTTAATTATTCGTCTAAAATACAGAACTtacataaatagaaaaataattttttaaatttattttgaaaaatggtgAAAGAGAAGGAAAATATCCACGAAAgtgctttattattaattaaaaatattaaatatcagtaagtatttaaaaaagtttattatcttGTAGTTATTCGAATCTatgtttgataataataattatttttaattctattaatttataaaaataataagattttctttcaattaaataaggttacaattttaagcaatatggttttattattttaggagAACCTagtaaagtttttattaatttattaactaggtaaaataaaaatatgaaagtttaaacaatttcaaataattatagaCCAAGAAATTGAACCGTTTCCAAACTACttatatagaattttatttttttaaaagtgacaTAAAGTTAGGTTATACGTTAgaccaaataataataaaaattttatttatatttcttaaaaatagctaaaaaaaaagcaccTGAAACTTTTACagaataacaattatttaaactttcataatttgataaaatttttcaactttaaaactaattgaaaattttttcattaaaatttttatttacttttgatatttaagttattcaagaaattattaattttttttttttttttttttttttgacagaaAACTTACGGGTACATACAACATTGTAGTTGAAACTATACAAACACTGAAagaaataataagtaataaagaATGGAGGACAGCGAAGGAGTTGATGGACTTGATCGTGTTGAACGGCAAGTACATAATCAACGCAGTGCCACTGGAAGCATCTATAGGAAACATGATCCGGAGAATTCTCCAAATAATCCGCGAGGAGTACacttctgaaataaaaaataaacccgAGGAATCTGACGGCCAGGAGTCACTCCATAAAATTTTGACATCCGGAGACCGGGATATTGATTTTAACACTCCGGTTCCTACGCTCAAGTCCGCATTGATTGAGCATATCAATGAGTTTGAAGTCGAATTAGAGACttggtaatttattatcatgataaattgacagtaaaaaaattttttgtattaattgtttttcatTTCAGCTGTGAGAATATAACAGAACAAGCATCGGAACACATTCAttcaaatgaaataataatgacCTTGGGTAAATCCAAAATAGtggaagaatttttcaaaaaagctGCTGAAACTCGTGTATTTGAAGTTATTGTCGCTGAAGGCGGTCCATTTTTAGGAGTAACTATCAcctatcaatttttatctagcaaataaataaattgattgattaattaataatttttattttgtttaggGCCACGAAATGGCAGCAAATTTATCAAAGCACAAGATAAAAACAACATTGATCTCTGACGTCTCAATCTTTGCGATGATGTCGCGCGTAAACAAAGTTATCATTGGCACAAACACAGTAATGGCTAATGGTGGATTGAAAGCAATCACCGGATCACGTACAGTAGCTCAAGCAGCTAAACATTACTCAGTACCGGTAATGGTATTGTTACCGCTTTATAAATTATCCCCACGTTATCTCTGTTCTTACGAGCAAGACGGTTTTAATAAACACATCGCACCTATTCAAGGTGTAATTAACGGCAATAACGCACCGCTATTGGAAATAATTCAAGCACATAATCCTGTTTATGATTATGTACCTCCAGaacttgttaatttatttattacaaatacgtaagtaattttaaaaaaatcacgattatcaattattttttttttttaaataaataaattattcctTTTAGGGGCGGCAATGCACCATCGTATGTCTATCGTTTACTAACAGAACTCTATCATCCAGATGACTATGAATTATAATTGactaaatgaattttattcgaactatttataagaaatttaataaatttttattgaattaaaaaattactttatttcatttacaatttatagttttatcttcattaatttataaatacttggtgaattatttagatttataCATAAGGATTCCAGTTGCTGCCGTCCTCGGGTAGCAACGAGTTGGTGACCagtaaaattatatctatGACCCACCAGACACCGAGACCTCCGAGGGTCAGCAGTTTTCCCACTGCGGTGCCAGTTTGCCCGAGACAAAACCGGTCCATGCCTAAGAATCCCAAGAGGATGCTGTAAAGCAGAGTCAGGGTGAAGTAATGACCGCTGTATTTTACACAGGGTACTCCGTCACGCAAGAATTTCGTTGGACCATAACATTCAATGTCGGGCAGAACTGTACATGAGACATTTGTTTTTTCAACTTCTTCGTAACGGGTTCCTCCgaactgaaatttttgatttttttaattttaaatccaagattttttttaccaataaTCACAGGCGTTTACCCTTTTTTCcgttttaattaacaaatgaattgattcaaaaaaattatttttaatatgagtgaaaaaaaatctacattAACTGGTCAATTTCTGCAAACATAAGCGCTGattaatttcagaatttttatgactaagctaaattaaattaccgtagatgttttttatttaattaggtGCAATgtaacatttaaataaatgattgaaacataatttttatttttaaaaatttgcattcatagatttttacaatttttatttttatttttaatcagaattagataaaaaaatctttaaaatgatcaaacattttaatttcaatatcattcttaattaaaaatgaattagatttacttaataattttttattaaaaaatttatatattaatgaaataaaaatgtgaaaaatataccTATGCACAGTTTTcagaaaatttgtaagtactacatattattgtattactttttttaaatgcataaattattcttaaaagaACATAAGAACTGTCAAATGTCTATTATTGTTACTAtcacaataatttattatttaagagaaaaaaaaaatctgattcTTACCTTGACACAACCAAAACCAGCCTCTAGTTTAGCTGTTTTATTTCCTTTGTGATCAAAAGGCTCTtcacattcaataaattcaataggcctacaaataaaattattttaatcaatgttaattctttataaaattaataattaataaaaataaaaatataacttacAAGAAATGACATTTAACCAAAGGACCTTTTGGATAGTATTCTAATTGATCATAACTTTTGTTACCTTCAACGTTTattgtacttaaaaaaataaataaaaacaatttaaaaattgaattattaaaaataatcttcatTGCTTATAACatgtcaaatatttatttattttcttttcgtAACAATAAAGTTCTGACACAAAACCAAACATTGGATTCACTGATACTGATGGTGctgacatctgaaaattttagtttccaacctaaaaacttttattattgtttactttttacttaCGTTTACTCACGTTTATTGAGAATCGTCTCAggtttgttaatttattttaaagataagtaaattttaataaataaaatgggtAGAAGTCGGACACCATCCCCGAGAAGAAGAGATCGTTCGAGAGATCGTTCACGTGAACGGGACAGAGACAGACGGAGAAGACGTTCTAGAGAACGTCGTCGCaggtaatatttttattaaattttttcgtgcttttaaattttattatcaataaagtatttttttataatttaagtaattgattaataaCAGGTCTGTTGAAAGAGATAGAGTTAAATCAAGAGATCGTGATCGTGAACGTGAAAGACACAGAAGATCTTACAGTAGGTCCAGGTCTCGTGATCGTGACCGTCCTAAACCCAAGCATAAAACTGTAGCTGCTGAGCGGCCAAATATATCtggtaagtaatttaaattattatgacacTAAAAATGAGAGATAtctaatactttttaaaatttttttatcaaataaactatagcaactaaaatttattaataaaattatatacttggaaaatctaaaaaattataaatccgattttctaaaaatatttttctatacctagtttattttttttaagaaaaatctaaaaattttcaaatgtctgctaatttcaatgtttgaaattttaattttcttataaaaattgaagtaaaaaaaatttttaaagtcacataattaaaaaaaattaaaatatgtttAAGCTTACTAATTTTACTGAAACTCTTAATAATTACAGAGGCTGACTTACAAGGAAAAACTCCAGAAGAGCAAGATATGATGAAAATAATGGGTTTCTGCGGCTTCGACTCGACAAAAGGAAAAAAAGTCGAAGGTAACGATGCCGGTGCAGTCCACGTCatcttaaaaagaaaataccgTCAATACATGAACCGCAAAGGAGGATTCAACAGACCACTTGATTTCGTTGCTTAAAAATTCATCTTTTAATCTCAATCTTCAACatcatcataattaataaattcaatatagTAACAGTACAAAAATATTGTGAAAAATCAGAACATGAACACttacaaaaaatcattaatttaaatatttttatcaatactatcataatttattaaaacgtGTCTACGAAGATTCACGTCTCGGTCGCTTAGCTGGTTGATCGTAATCTGTAACTTCGCTGTCCTCGTTATCGGTGGGGTCTGACGAGTCATCGAGTGATAAATGCCTCTGTGACGCCTGATCGCGTTGTGTATTTTGCGTCATcatctagaaaattattatttcattgtaaatttataatattttataatcatcaattaataaataataataatattaattaagaatttaaataCATACTTGAGTTATGTCCAATCTTTCAAGCCCTTCGACAAGTTCTGGTTGTTTTATTCTGAAGTCTCTGGTAATACTTAGTTTGATGTGCGACTCCAAGTgtatctaaaattaaaaaaaaattaatttattttttaattataattaattttttttactgaattatttaacatcaatttcaaaattttattatttaaagactaaaaaaaattaataattaaaaatttaccccAGTCTTTTTACTAAGCGCCAAAATCTCTTTCTGAAACTGTTCAACTTCATAAACAACTTTAGGAATAAATTTAGTCTCCTTTAGAACTTTATTTCTGAGCGCTTGTCCATCAGCTTTGCGACCAGCGTTCTGATTCTCTTCCATGTAAGttatcaaattataaaaagttgtTTTCAGCCCTTTACCCGCTAGTTCGACAATCTGGCTGAACCTGACAGCTTGAAACGCAGGATTTTGACTCGTAGATTTGCTGATGAAATACTTGGTCAGTGCATTTATAATACTGTAGAGCTGGTGGAGATTTTTGAAAGTCATGTCGGTGTTGGGTCCTGGACTGATTGCAACATTCGCGATGTACTCCAGCGCTCCTATCGTGTAGGACAGTTGCTTACAAAGACAACGTTCCTTGTTTTTTATGCTATCGCGGTGAGAATCATCGACGACGGCACTCGTGTTGATGATCGTCTGCTCGGCTTTCAGTCTTCCCAGAGCCCAAGATGcgttgtttaatttattttttatcgcgTTACTGAATACAGTGTGTGTTTGGCTGATTGtgttttcgtttattattGTGTAAACTTCGGGTGCATTTGGCGGAGCGTTGTCAACAGTGCCTTGTTTTTTGCACAACTCTAGACTCATTTCGTCTAATGTTTTGCCGTAGTCCATGTCGCGTTCTTCGATCATGGTCATCAATTGCAGTATTATTACAGATATTGCGGGATCTAGCGTTTTGTTTGACTTGGACATCTGTTTTAACCAATCAAATAACTGTAggcaaaaatttatcattacttTACAttcttttttactaaaaaaatttattggggtactgaatttgaaaattattgatcagaatcttaaaaataaaaaaaattaccttatcCAACTTAGTgttgttaaaatatattttattaagcaGCACCGAAATAATCTCAAACAAAGTCagcggaattttttttgttgcttCTTGTTCTTCTAATTCCTTATCAAAGTGGGTCTGTATTAAAATTTGCAGCGTTGAAATTATCTTACTGACTTTCGTAATCAGATTTCCTTCTTCATCACctaaaaatcattaatcaatcaatcatttatcaaatttaataaataactagtAACCTGCagtgactatgtgactgccaaaaattacgaattattaataaaaaaatttgccttgataatttttcgatatttatAATCACAATATACAATTTGGATactttagaaataaattttaaaaataatattaccaTCACAAAAATGTCAAACCGtgaaaaaacttaaattcaGGTCGACTTTTCAAATCatactaaatttaacaaaaataaatttatttcatcacACAAGTACGTCaaggacaaaattttcttaactctctcaataaaaaaaaaaatacttacataatttattcaagaaaGCCTCCAGCTCACTGTTAAAAGTAGTAACCATCAAATCACACAGCTCTCTAAAGCACTCTAGCCCCAAAATAGCAGTTTCTTCTCCAATCTCTCTGATAGTATCAAAGTTGCAAACAATCTTCTTATAAACAATCTCCCCCAAGTCAAAATAATCCTTAATAAACTTCTCTTCATGTTTCTTGAGCTCGTAAACCGGCAGAGTTTTGGTAGCATGAAATATCTGGACTGAAGTTCTGAGTGTGTAATTATGGAACTCGACCCGTTTCTTCAGCACATTCGCTTGCTCCCTTGTCGCCCAAACAACATTTTCATCATACAGCAAACAAATCATCTTTCTGATCGTCTGAATGTCCATTATCGTAGGGAACAATTTAATAGCGGCTTGTCGCCCCCTCGGTTTCTTAAAAGTAGTGTCATTAGGATTCTTGTCCTTTTTACCCTTACCCTCAGCCTTTTTAGGCTTCGCAACCTTCTTGCTAAAGTTCACCATCTCCGTCATAGATTTAAACAAACTCGTAACGTTCTGCGCGACATGTTGCCCTTGAGGGGACCAGGAATTAATCCTAAAAGCAATCAACGACTCAAGAACAAGAATAGTCAACTTTAGCGAGAATACTTTCTGCTGGGCCTTAGGAATATTGTCCAGAAGATCAGTGTTGTCATCCAAGCCCAGTTCTTCCAGTTCGATATTCGGCATTCTGCGACACAAGGACTCCAAAATCATGCTGAGCTTGTCGATAGCATCCAGCTCTTTCATTGCGACTTCGCAGTAAATTTTCTGCAACGCGTACAGCAAATCACCAATAGGTTCAACCAAAACCGCTTCTGGACCGTTTACGTTGCAGCAGAGGTCAAACTTGATCGCTGGTTTCACAGCTTCGTCTGACTCGTAGTACTCCATGAAATGAGTCATCAGCATGTCGATGACATTTTCAGCCAGCTCAGGATTCTGCGATACAACTGTGCAGAGTCCCTTGTACAAGTGTTGACGGACTTCCACTTGATGACAGAGACACCTGGTCAAGATGCTCAAAATTTCATGGCAAAACGCAGCATTGTGTCTCACATTAGGTCGTTGACTCGGTCTCTCAATAGTTGCCTGTGTGTAAATAGAACTAGAGCTGCTAGAATTGGCCGTGCTAGATGAACTCTGACTGAGACTGAACGGCGTGATCTTCAGGTTGATTAGGAACTGCAGGAACCCGGTGATCGCCATCTGCCTGGTCTGAACTCCTTTGCGATAAAGTGCTTTGCGTAGAATAAGAACAAGTGTGTCGCGAATGCTTGTGGAGGTTCGGATCAAAGGAAGAGTCGCTAGTAGAACTTGAGTCGCTGATTCTCCGGGAATTAAAAGAAGTTGCTCCAAGAGCGTCGTGATCCAAACCTGAGACTCCAGAACAATTAAAGTCGTTCTGCGACACATGTACGAAAGGCACTCGGTGAATTGAGTGACGACATTACCGCCagcgattatttttttagtaaggATTTGAAGGACAGTGGTCCCGATTTCGTGCCGTTTTTTCAGCAATTTCTGAAGGATTTTGTTCCCGATGTCATGGAGAGAGTATTCCTCGGGGTCCTGGACCTTGGACTTTGTTTCTAGAAGGACGAAGGCAAGGTCTACTAGCCCTTTAAGCACTAAGTGCCGGTCTTTAGTGCTGTTGTCGATTATTTGGTTAATAACGTCCATGGGCTGGAGATCCGAAGGCAGGATTTCGCGGAGCCAGTGGACAGATTTACGTTTCTCGTCGTCCTGGAGCTTGCGAGTAAGGGCGAGTTTTATTACGTCGAATATCTGGTCTTCGTAGATGTCGGTGACGAGGAGG harbors:
- the LOC123274800 gene encoding TM2 domain-containing protein CG11103; amino-acid sequence: MKIIFNNSIFKLFLFIFLSTINVEGNKSYDQLEYYPKGPLVKCHFLPIEFIECEEPFDHKGNKTAKLEAGFGCVKFGGTRYEEVEKTNVSCTVLPDIECYGPTKFLRDGVPCVKYSGHYFTLTLLYSILLGFLGMDRFCLGQTGTAVGKLLTLGGLGVWWVIDIILLVTNSLLPEDGSNWNPYV
- the LOC123274795 gene encoding Fanconi anemia group I protein, giving the protein MFSQYREMINNKDVEGLKELIEKSNASELADLIIPRISHDESPKILDEILNYIPPASEGGQTTRRKFVESVLKTIRKSQITGSHANSLVNRIIQDFPKFSKLQLIKLVEYCLSSIRNNDDDFYSWKDILPILLQVLEEEKYINYKGSEVSGTQYKSLIVKSICNQDWEPTILTPLTKMFSEIQMEPVDHTLVIRAICDQVPQLNHNELPPLIHQLLKLSRNQDCKLVINTLQQYFSSLYSQALEDSPNAFDCESIGQVSKKEVQDTESTVLYHIRQSVSLNHSSLKDFLRNLKNVTNAPEFILNPFPMSVLLLVTDIYEDQIFDVIKLALTRKLQDDEKRKSVHWLREILPSDLQPMDVINQIIDNSTKDRHLVLKGLVDLAFVLLETKSKVQDPEEYSLHDIGNKILQKLLKKRHEIGTTVLQILTKKIIAGGNVVTQFTECLSYMCRRTTLIVLESQVWITTLLEQLLLIPGESATQVLLATLPLIRTSTSIRDTLVLILRKALYRKGVQTRQMAITGFLQFLINLKITPFSLSQSSSSTANSSSSSSIYTQATIERPSQRPNVRHNAAFCHEILSILTRCLCHQVEVRQHLYKGLCTVVSQNPELAENVIDMLMTHFMEYYESDEAVKPAIKFDLCCNVNGPEAVLVEPIGDLLYALQKIYCEVAMKELDAIDKLSMILESLCRRMPNIELEELGLDDNTDLLDNIPKAQQKVFSLKLTILVLESLIAFRINSWSPQGQHVAQNVTSLFKSMTEMVNFSKKVAKPKKAEGKGKKDKNPNDTTFKKPRGRQAAIKLFPTIMDIQTIRKMICLLYDENVVWATREQANVLKKRVEFHNYTLRTSVQIFHATKTLPVYELKKHEEKFIKDYFDLGEIVYKKIVCNFDTIREIGEETAILGLECFRELCDLMVTTFNSELEAFLNKLCDEEGNLITKVSKIISTLQILIQTHFDKELEEQEATKKIPLTLFEIISVLLNKIYFNNTKLDKLFDWLKQMSKSNKTLDPAISVIILQLMTMIEERDMDYGKTLDEMSLELCKKQGTVDNAPPNAPEVYTIINENTISQTHTVFSNAIKNKLNNASWALGRLKAEQTIINTSAVVDDSHRDSIKNKERCLCKQLSYTIGALEYIANVAISPGPNTDMTFKNLHQLYSIINALTKYFISKSTSQNPAFQAVRFSQIVELAGKGLKTTFYNLITYMEENQNAGRKADGQALRNKVLKETKFIPKVVYEVEQFQKEILALSKKTGIHLESHIKLSITRDFRIKQPELVEGLERLDITQMMTQNTQRDQASQRHLSLDDSSDPTDNEDSEVTDYDQPAKRPRRESS
- the LOC123274802 gene encoding U4/U6.U5 small nuclear ribonucleoprotein 27 kDa protein — encoded protein: MGRSRTPSPRRRDRSRDRSRERDRDRRRRRSRERRRRSVERDRVKSRDRDRERERHRRSYSRSRSRDRDRPKPKHKTVAAERPNISEADLQGKTPEEQDMMKIMGFCGFDSTKGKKVEGNDAGAVHVILKRKYRQYMNRKGGFNRPLDFVA
- the LOC123274797 gene encoding translation initiation factor eIF-2B subunit beta, whose amino-acid sequence is MVKEKENIHESALLLIKNIKYQKLTGTYNIVVETIQTLKEIISNKEWRTAKELMDLIVLNGKYIINAVPLEASIGNMIRRILQIIREEYTSEIKNKPEESDGQESLHKILTSGDRDIDFNTPVPTLKSALIEHINEFEVELETCCENITEQASEHIHSNEIIMTLGKSKIVEEFFKKAAETRVFEVIVAEGGPFLGGHEMAANLSKHKIKTTLISDVSIFAMMSRVNKVIIGTNTVMANGGLKAITGSRTVAQAAKHYSVPVMVLLPLYKLSPRYLCSYEQDGFNKHIAPIQGVINGNNAPLLEIIQAHNPVYDYVPPELVNLFITNTGGNAPSYVYRLLTELYHPDDYEL
- the LOC123274798 gene encoding transmembrane protein 68, producing MIKNILVNFIDVDFTLWLSWVLMPLLITFLLPIIILLLLYMTAAIFYIYKLHRGRLQEAYGRDWKSAARSVVAAIWDVHGYIYYGYEVVGMENIPIDEPVLFVYYHGAVPIDLYYLIAKMVLLRSKIIHTVADNFLFKVPGFAIICDVMKLIPGTVQTCSQILQEGNMLAIAPGGVYEAQFGDSYYKLMWKNRMGFAKVAVESKVKVIPFFTRNLREAFRTVSWGRRLWLRIYALTRFPFAPIYGGFPVKLVTYIGKPIDYQEGLNPDQVKLKVAEALEELINQHQSVPGSITRALLERVYNPTRHKKD